The following proteins are encoded in a genomic region of Reichenbachiella sp.:
- a CDS encoding MerR family transcriptional regulator, whose protein sequence is MPYKEKEITKRYYTIGEVADDLGVATSLIRFWETEFDIINPKKNRKGNRQFTPEDIKKIKMIYHLVKEKGYTLHGARDFIKNDANAAMEKIDMIQSLKNIRGFLSELRDSIQRS, encoded by the coding sequence GTGCCGTACAAAGAAAAGGAAATAACGAAAAGATATTACACCATTGGCGAAGTAGCCGATGATTTAGGTGTAGCTACTTCACTCATTCGCTTTTGGGAAACAGAGTTTGATATCATTAATCCTAAGAAGAACCGTAAGGGGAACAGGCAGTTCACTCCGGAGGATATCAAAAAAATAAAGATGATTTATCATCTGGTAAAAGAGAAAGGTTATACCCTCCATGGGGCAAGAGATTTTATTAAAAATGATGCCAATGCAGCTATGGAGAAGATTGATATGATTCAATCACTTAAAAATATTCGTGGATTTCTTTCAGAATTACGCGACAGCATTCAGAGAAGTTAA
- a CDS encoding CapA family protein: MLRNLFYVFSITLLMMACKSQKVVSTLPVEVETVAIDSTLLEPKYWITAELDTLYSLDEEVEIALTRVIKDTLTLIGVGDIMMGTNFPSERYLPGNDGKDLWLEVSDTLRQADVTFGNLEGVILNEGGDQKKCRNPKVCYLFRSPESYLNNLVVAGFDVVSLANNHAGDFGQPGRDNTMRSLDSLGINYAGLLTAPTTTFMVDGMRYGMVAFSPNIGTVSIHNQEKAIALVEQLDSLVDVVIVSFHAGAEGSKHEHVTRKTEMFYGENRGNVYEFAHLMIDHGADVIFGHGPHVSRAIEVYNERFITYSMGNFCTYGRFNLRGVNGIAPIVKVETNSEGKFLRGQLIPIVQLGAGGPKIDSKKRAISKIRELTKKDFPESNLLIDDSGFITYLNR; encoded by the coding sequence ATGCTTAGAAATCTATTCTATGTATTTTCTATCACCCTGCTGATGATGGCTTGTAAGTCGCAAAAAGTGGTTTCGACTTTACCTGTTGAGGTAGAGACTGTGGCCATTGATTCAACTTTACTTGAGCCGAAATATTGGATAACAGCCGAATTGGATACTTTATACTCTTTGGATGAAGAAGTAGAAATAGCATTGACCCGTGTGATTAAAGATACCCTGACTTTGATAGGAGTAGGTGATATTATGATGGGGACAAATTTTCCATCTGAAAGATATTTGCCAGGGAATGATGGAAAGGATCTTTGGCTAGAGGTATCTGATACTTTGCGTCAAGCAGATGTCACTTTTGGAAACCTCGAAGGAGTCATTTTGAACGAAGGCGGAGATCAAAAAAAATGCAGAAACCCAAAAGTGTGTTATTTATTTCGTTCACCTGAATCCTATCTAAATAATCTTGTAGTGGCAGGGTTTGATGTGGTAAGTTTGGCTAACAATCACGCTGGCGATTTCGGCCAACCTGGGCGAGACAATACGATGAGATCTTTAGATTCTTTAGGGATTAATTATGCCGGATTGTTAACTGCACCTACCACGACTTTTATGGTAGATGGCATGCGGTATGGGATGGTGGCGTTTTCTCCTAATATTGGAACCGTGAGTATTCACAATCAGGAAAAAGCTATAGCGTTAGTTGAGCAGTTGGACTCACTGGTGGATGTTGTGATCGTGTCTTTTCATGCCGGAGCCGAGGGGTCAAAACATGAACATGTAACCAGAAAAACAGAAATGTTTTATGGTGAAAACAGAGGCAATGTATACGAGTTTGCTCATTTAATGATTGATCATGGAGCAGATGTGATCTTTGGGCATGGACCTCATGTGTCTAGAGCGATTGAAGTATATAATGAGCGATTTATAACCTACAGTATGGGTAATTTTTGTACCTATGGAAGGTTTAATTTAAGAGGTGTGAATGGCATTGCACCTATAGTGAAAGTAGAAACTAATTCGGAAGGTAAATTTCTAAGAGGTCAGTTGATTCCAATCGTCCAGCTAGGGGCGGGTGGACCAAAAATTGACTCTAAAAAACGAGCCATTTCGAAGATCAGGGAGTTGACTAAAAAAGATTTTCCCGAAAGTAATTTATTGATTGACGATTCAGGTTTTATTACCTATCTTAACCGCTAG
- a CDS encoding M23 family metallopeptidase → MARIKYYYDTESCKYERVKVSTWDIVLNSLGFLSFSLILAVGIFYTYNLYFQSPVEARLEKENEELKYYYELLQSELAEASDMLSSLQERDDNVYRVIFEAEPIPASIRDAGVGGVNRYREITSKNLEKEDLVIELHQTLDKLKKQMYIQTKSYDELLDMAANKDNFFAAIPAIQPVSNDELKRLSSGYGMRIHPILKVRKLHPGIDFSAPKGTPIYATGDGVVQRVNVSLGGYGRQVEIDHGYGYVTKYAHMEMFNVKKGQKVKRGECIGYVGNSGRSTAPHLHYEVRKDGKIINPVHYFHQDLNPTEYEEILRLASIENQALGDF, encoded by the coding sequence ATGGCTAGAATAAAATACTATTACGATACCGAATCTTGTAAGTACGAACGCGTAAAAGTTTCTACTTGGGACATTGTTCTCAATTCATTAGGATTTCTTTCATTTTCATTGATTTTGGCAGTAGGCATTTTCTACACCTATAATCTCTATTTTCAATCTCCTGTAGAGGCTAGATTAGAAAAGGAGAATGAAGAATTGAAGTACTATTATGAGTTGTTGCAGAGCGAATTGGCTGAAGCATCAGATATGTTGTCGTCACTTCAGGAACGAGATGATAATGTGTACAGAGTGATTTTTGAAGCAGAGCCGATTCCTGCATCTATCAGAGATGCTGGAGTAGGAGGGGTAAATCGCTATAGAGAGATCACGAGCAAGAATTTGGAAAAGGAAGATTTGGTTATTGAGCTGCACCAAACTTTAGATAAACTGAAGAAGCAGATGTATATTCAAACGAAATCTTATGATGAACTATTGGATATGGCAGCCAATAAGGACAATTTCTTCGCAGCTATTCCAGCTATTCAACCAGTATCCAATGATGAGCTGAAGAGGTTGTCTTCTGGGTATGGTATGAGAATACATCCAATTTTAAAGGTTAGAAAATTGCACCCTGGAATAGATTTTTCTGCCCCAAAGGGAACACCCATATATGCAACTGGAGATGGAGTTGTACAGCGAGTTAATGTAAGTTTGGGAGGATATGGCCGACAGGTTGAAATTGATCATGGGTATGGCTATGTGACTAAGTATGCACATATGGAAATGTTTAATGTGAAAAAAGGACAAAAGGTAAAAAGGGGCGAGTGCATTGGATATGTTGGAAACTCTGGACGATCAACCGCTCCTCATTTGCACTACGAAGTAAGAAAGGATGGTAAAATCATTAACCCGGTTCATTATTTCCACCAAGATTTGAATCCAACGGAATATGAAGAGATACTAAGGTTAGCTTCAATTGAAAATCAAGCTTTAGGTGATTTTTAA
- the alaS gene encoding alanine--tRNA ligase, translating into MESKEIRKRFLEFFEKKQHEIVASAPMVIQNDPTLMFTNAGMNQFKDFFLGNSEPSSNRIADTQKCLRVSGKHNDLEEVGMDTYHHTMFEMLGNWSFGDYFKKEAIEWAWELLTKEFKLPEDRMYASVFGGDKTDGLELDQEAFDYWKAIIPEDRIINGSKKDNFWEMGDTGPCGPCSEIHIDLRSDEEVAKIPGKDLVNMDHPQVVEIWNLVFMQFNRLADGSLKPLPAQHVDTGMGFERLAMAIQDKKSNYDTDVFTPLINFIADKAQVKYGHDEKTDIALRVISDHVRAISFAIADGQLPSNNKAGYVIRRILRRAVRYGYTFLNFKEPFLHTLVPLLAEQFDGVFPELIAQKDFIGKVIMEEESSFLRTLDKGLSKLDVIINEAKKDSKVIDGKVVFELYDTYGFPFDLTSLIARENELSVDEKGFKKEMEVQKNRSKKAAETSAGDWIELKPIEEVQFLGYESLTSKSKIVKYQAVEEKGKKLFKIVLDQTPFYAESGGQIGDTGYIADGDKKISIINTKKENNLIVHFSTELPENLEAEFEAVVNSKKRKLTENNHSATHLLHAALRQVLGTHVQQKGSLVNEKVLRFDFSHFSKMTDEEIAKVEQIVNQKIRENISLDEKRNVPIGEAQEMGAMALFGEKYGDFVRVITFDKDYSVELCGGTHVPATGTIGMLKIVSEGSVAAGVRRIEAITADKAEEYYNKQNELVAQVNELLNNPKDTLKAIEALVKEKQELTKTIETINAEKAGAQKGILQKAIQSVNGYNVLISEAQLPDAEGLKKLSFELKNEVDNLIMIVAADIAGKPQISIMISEDLVKSLDLHAGNLIKELAKEIKGGGGGQPFYATAGGKDISGLSNVVTKAKAIIDEKTNH; encoded by the coding sequence ATGGAATCGAAAGAAATAAGAAAACGGTTTTTAGAGTTCTTTGAAAAAAAGCAGCACGAAATAGTGGCTTCAGCCCCTATGGTGATACAAAACGACCCTACATTGATGTTTACTAATGCTGGGATGAACCAATTCAAAGATTTCTTCCTAGGTAACTCTGAGCCTTCCTCTAATCGAATAGCAGACACGCAAAAATGCCTTAGAGTTTCGGGTAAGCATAACGATCTCGAAGAAGTAGGCATGGATACCTACCACCATACCATGTTTGAAATGCTTGGTAACTGGTCATTTGGAGACTATTTCAAAAAAGAAGCTATCGAATGGGCTTGGGAGTTGCTCACTAAAGAGTTTAAACTTCCAGAAGATAGAATGTACGCTTCTGTTTTTGGTGGAGATAAAACCGATGGACTGGAGTTGGATCAAGAAGCTTTCGACTACTGGAAAGCGATTATTCCAGAAGACCGAATCATTAACGGTTCTAAAAAAGACAACTTTTGGGAAATGGGAGATACAGGACCATGTGGCCCTTGCTCCGAAATTCATATCGACCTTAGGTCAGATGAAGAAGTAGCAAAAATTCCAGGGAAAGATTTGGTAAACATGGATCACCCACAAGTGGTGGAAATCTGGAATTTGGTTTTCATGCAATTCAACAGGCTCGCTGATGGATCATTGAAACCTCTTCCCGCTCAGCATGTGGATACTGGCATGGGCTTCGAAAGATTGGCTATGGCCATTCAAGACAAGAAGTCTAATTATGATACGGACGTTTTCACTCCTCTAATCAATTTCATAGCTGATAAAGCGCAAGTGAAATATGGTCATGATGAGAAAACAGACATCGCTCTACGTGTAATATCTGATCATGTGCGTGCCATATCATTTGCCATAGCAGATGGACAATTGCCATCCAATAACAAAGCAGGCTATGTGATAAGAAGGATTTTGAGAAGAGCTGTACGTTATGGTTATACTTTCCTGAATTTCAAGGAGCCTTTCTTGCACACACTAGTTCCGCTTTTGGCAGAGCAATTTGATGGAGTGTTCCCCGAGCTTATCGCGCAGAAAGACTTTATTGGTAAAGTAATCATGGAAGAAGAGTCTTCTTTCTTACGAACACTGGACAAGGGCTTATCTAAACTCGACGTTATCATTAATGAAGCGAAAAAAGACAGTAAGGTCATTGATGGCAAGGTAGTATTTGAGCTTTACGACACCTACGGATTTCCATTTGACCTGACATCACTCATCGCTCGTGAAAATGAATTGAGTGTAGATGAAAAAGGTTTCAAAAAAGAAATGGAGGTTCAAAAAAACCGATCTAAGAAAGCGGCTGAGACTTCGGCTGGTGATTGGATAGAATTGAAACCTATTGAAGAGGTTCAGTTTTTAGGATATGAATCTTTGACTTCAAAATCTAAGATTGTAAAATATCAGGCTGTTGAAGAAAAAGGAAAGAAACTATTCAAAATAGTTTTAGACCAGACACCTTTCTATGCTGAGAGTGGCGGACAAATAGGCGACACCGGATATATTGCTGATGGAGACAAAAAAATCAGCATCATCAATACAAAAAAAGAGAACAACCTCATCGTTCACTTTTCTACAGAATTGCCAGAAAATCTGGAGGCCGAATTTGAGGCTGTAGTGAATAGTAAGAAAAGAAAGCTTACGGAAAACAATCACAGTGCCACTCACCTACTCCACGCAGCACTGAGACAGGTGCTAGGTACACATGTACAGCAAAAAGGCTCTTTGGTGAATGAAAAAGTACTGCGATTTGACTTTTCTCACTTCTCTAAGATGACTGATGAAGAGATTGCCAAAGTAGAGCAAATCGTCAATCAAAAAATCAGAGAAAACATTTCGCTTGACGAAAAAAGAAATGTACCTATCGGAGAAGCCCAAGAAATGGGCGCCATGGCACTGTTTGGTGAAAAATATGGTGATTTCGTACGAGTCATTACATTCGACAAAGACTACTCTGTAGAATTGTGTGGCGGTACACATGTGCCAGCGACTGGTACTATTGGTATGCTCAAAATCGTATCAGAAGGCTCGGTAGCTGCAGGCGTACGAAGAATAGAAGCCATTACGGCGGACAAAGCAGAAGAATATTACAACAAACAAAATGAGTTGGTTGCTCAAGTTAATGAGCTACTAAATAATCCAAAAGACACATTGAAAGCGATTGAAGCTTTGGTGAAAGAAAAGCAAGAGCTGACCAAAACCATAGAGACGATCAATGCTGAAAAAGCAGGAGCACAGAAAGGCATTTTGCAAAAGGCCATTCAATCTGTCAATGGATACAATGTATTGATCTCAGAAGCACAGTTACCTGATGCCGAGGGATTGAAAAAGCTGTCCTTCGAGCTCAAAAACGAAGTAGATAACCTGATAATGATAGTGGCAGCGGATATCGCTGGTAAACCACAAATTTCAATTATGATTTCTGAAGATTTGGTGAAATCACTAGATCTCCATGCTGGAAACCTAATCAAGGAACTAGCAAAAGAAATCAAAGGCGGCGGTGGGGGTCAGCCATTTTATGCAACTGCTGGAGGCAAGGACATCAGTGGATTGTCTAATGTGGTAACTAAAGCCAAAGCAATCATAGACGAAAAAACGAATCATTAA
- the gatB gene encoding Asp-tRNA(Asn)/Glu-tRNA(Gln) amidotransferase subunit GatB gives MKDILEKYDLVVGLEIHVQLNTESKLFAADKNSFGDSPNSNVSPITLAHPGTLPKPNKSVISHAIKMGLAINCDIASYTTFDRKNYFYPDLPKGYQTTQDQHPICRGGYIDVKSGDSIKRVNFNRIHIEEDAGKSSHDAEHEGSLLDYNRAGTPLIEMVTEPEISSAEEAGNLLTEIRKIVRYINVGDGNMEQGSLRCDANISLKPKGSDQLGKRVEIKNMNSIRNVQRAINHEIERQSALLDAGKTVLQETRGFNDDTGATTGQRTKEEANDYRYFPCPDLLPIHVNESWVAQVKATLPKLPHEVLADLQDNYELSAYDAEIIADQKELSDYFYETTKLTKHYKRIANWMIGPIKSALNDSNIEIQDFVVKPTLLAEIIELVATDKVSFSMASTRLLPALIQSPDKSALEMAKQMELLQSDDQDELVKTIEAVIASMPDKAKAYKSGKKGLLGMFMGEVMKKTGGKANPKVANKLIAELLEK, from the coding sequence TTGAAAGACATATTAGAAAAATACGATCTGGTTGTAGGACTGGAGATTCATGTACAATTGAATACGGAAAGCAAGCTATTTGCTGCTGACAAGAACAGTTTTGGCGATAGTCCTAATAGCAATGTAAGTCCGATTACTTTGGCGCACCCAGGTACTTTACCAAAGCCGAACAAATCCGTGATTAGTCATGCGATCAAAATGGGATTGGCCATCAATTGTGACATTGCTTCATATACCACATTCGACCGAAAGAATTATTTCTATCCAGATTTACCGAAAGGTTATCAAACCACGCAAGACCAACACCCAATTTGCAGAGGTGGGTATATCGATGTAAAAAGTGGTGATAGCATCAAACGAGTCAATTTCAATAGAATCCACATCGAAGAAGACGCTGGTAAGTCCTCTCATGATGCTGAACACGAAGGTTCTCTTTTAGACTATAATCGAGCTGGTACGCCTTTGATTGAAATGGTGACTGAACCTGAGATCAGTTCTGCAGAGGAAGCCGGGAATCTCCTCACAGAGATCAGAAAGATCGTTCGCTACATCAATGTAGGCGATGGCAATATGGAGCAAGGCTCGTTGCGTTGCGATGCTAATATCTCTTTAAAACCCAAAGGTTCTGATCAACTCGGTAAGAGAGTGGAAATCAAAAACATGAATTCCATTCGAAACGTGCAACGGGCGATCAATCACGAAATCGAAAGACAGTCTGCGCTATTGGATGCTGGAAAAACAGTACTACAAGAAACGCGAGGATTCAACGATGACACGGGAGCAACCACCGGTCAACGTACGAAAGAAGAAGCCAATGACTACCGTTACTTCCCCTGCCCTGATCTGCTTCCTATTCATGTAAATGAATCATGGGTAGCTCAAGTAAAGGCCACCTTGCCCAAACTTCCACACGAAGTATTGGCTGACTTGCAGGACAATTATGAATTGAGCGCTTACGACGCTGAAATCATAGCGGATCAGAAAGAACTGTCAGACTACTTCTATGAAACAACAAAGCTGACCAAACACTACAAACGTATTGCAAATTGGATGATCGGACCAATCAAAAGTGCCTTGAATGATTCGAATATAGAAATACAGGATTTTGTAGTAAAACCCACTTTACTTGCTGAGATCATTGAATTAGTAGCGACTGACAAAGTGAGTTTCTCGATGGCTTCTACTCGTCTGTTGCCAGCTTTAATTCAATCTCCAGACAAATCTGCTTTGGAGATGGCTAAACAAATGGAATTGCTGCAAAGCGATGACCAGGACGAGCTAGTTAAAACTATTGAAGCGGTAATTGCCAGTATGCCAGACAAGGCGAAAGCCTATAAAAGTGGCAAGAAGGGATTGTTGGGAATGTTTATGGGAGAAGTTATGAAAAAGACTGGCGGTAAAGCCAATCCAAAAGTGGCCAACAAATTAATAGCTGAGCTATTAGAAAAATAA
- a CDS encoding TlpA disulfide reductase family protein, protein MRKNLGFVLALTVLATACTKKDGVSISGTYENPVKDQLVKIELIMNNELTVVDSFQLDPSGAYNRTIKVSEPGFYRLNFYNRHVTNMILDQTDIQLVKDENDPRGRYKVTGSKDMDYIYGLTTLKQDFEKQSQALNGEFMNARNSGDMALLEDIRSRFMQMKAANDNKIKTAIMQMNGSIAGILSTSFIDEENEFAFLDSLAQKYQNELPNSSYTKELVEKVEAYRKLAIGSPAPELSLPNPNGDIISLSSFKGKYVMIDFWAAWCRPCRMENPNVVKMYDAYHDKGFEVFGVSLDRTKQAWVKAIAEDQLTWTQVSDLKYFESEAAQIYQINSIPATYLIGPDGTIVAKNLRGPELEAKLKEIFG, encoded by the coding sequence ATGAGAAAAAATTTAGGCTTTGTATTAGCCCTTACAGTTTTAGCTACTGCTTGCACAAAGAAGGATGGAGTATCCATATCAGGAACATATGAAAACCCTGTCAAAGATCAGTTAGTCAAAATAGAATTGATCATGAACAATGAGTTGACGGTAGTCGATTCATTTCAATTGGATCCAAGCGGCGCATACAACAGAACCATTAAAGTGTCAGAACCTGGTTTTTACAGACTCAATTTTTACAATCGACATGTCACCAATATGATTCTCGACCAAACTGATATTCAGTTAGTGAAAGATGAAAATGACCCAAGAGGCCGATATAAAGTAACAGGCTCAAAAGATATGGACTATATCTACGGGCTTACTACATTGAAACAAGACTTCGAAAAACAATCACAGGCACTCAATGGAGAATTTATGAATGCCAGAAATAGTGGTGACATGGCATTGCTCGAGGATATTAGGAGTCGCTTTATGCAAATGAAAGCTGCTAATGACAATAAAATAAAAACGGCTATCATGCAAATGAATGGCTCGATCGCAGGCATTCTTTCCACTTCATTCATTGATGAAGAAAATGAATTCGCTTTTCTTGACAGTCTGGCTCAGAAATACCAAAATGAATTGCCTAATTCTAGCTACACGAAAGAGCTAGTGGAGAAAGTAGAAGCCTATAGAAAACTAGCCATTGGCTCTCCTGCTCCAGAATTGTCCTTACCCAATCCTAATGGAGATATTATATCATTGAGTTCCTTCAAAGGCAAGTATGTCATGATCGATTTTTGGGCGGCCTGGTGTAGACCTTGCAGAATGGAGAATCCTAATGTGGTAAAAATGTACGATGCATACCATGACAAAGGTTTTGAAGTATTTGGGGTTTCTTTGGATCGCACTAAGCAAGCTTGGGTAAAAGCCATTGCAGAAGATCAATTGACATGGACACAAGTTTCTGACTTGAAATACTTCGAATCGGAAGCGGCACAGATCTATCAGATCAATTCAATTCCAGCGACATATTTGATTGGCCCTGATGGAACTATCGTGGCTAAAAACCTAAGAGGGCCTGAGTTAGAAGCGAAATTGAAGGAAATTTTTGGATAG
- a CDS encoding acyl-CoA thioesterase: protein MSRKKQKTPSESIAIMTELVLPNDTNTLNNLMGGRLLHWMDIAAAIAAQKHSNRIVVTASVDNVSFSAPIRLGNVITLTAKVTRSFNSSMEVFIDVSAEDIPGGKKVSSNQAFYTFVAVDQGGSPIDVPEVVPETDEETEMFDGALRRRQLRLVLAKKMKPEEATELKSIFING from the coding sequence ATGAGTAGAAAGAAACAAAAGACACCTTCTGAGTCGATTGCCATAATGACTGAATTGGTATTGCCTAACGACACCAATACCTTGAATAATCTAATGGGAGGGAGACTGTTGCATTGGATGGATATCGCGGCGGCGATTGCAGCACAGAAGCATTCTAATCGAATTGTGGTAACGGCATCCGTAGATAATGTGTCTTTTTCTGCCCCGATCAGATTAGGCAATGTAATCACTTTGACAGCCAAAGTAACCCGCTCTTTCAACTCATCCATGGAAGTTTTTATTGATGTGTCAGCAGAAGATATTCCAGGCGGGAAGAAAGTTAGTAGCAATCAGGCTTTTTATACGTTTGTGGCTGTAGATCAAGGGGGAAGCCCAATAGACGTGCCAGAAGTGGTGCCGGAAACGGACGAAGAAACAGAAATGTTTGATGGAGCTTTAAGGCGTCGTCAGTTGCGTTTGGTTTTGGCTAAGAAAATGAAGCCGGAAGAGGCTACTGAACTCAAATCAATATTTATCAATGGGTAA
- a CDS encoding protein-L-isoaspartate(D-aspartate) O-methyltransferase: MRKSLVRKLREKGITNERVLDAIGKIPRHWFFDEIFVEHAYQDKAFPIAEGQTISQPYTVAFQTDLLEVSPGKKVLEIGTGSGYQACVLVENGVDLVTIEYKEKLSRLAQKMLKFMGYSPRFIIGDGSLGYDKFAPYDGIIVTAGAPTVPQALVDQLKPGGHLVIPVGNRSTQKMLRLTKQLDGRITKEEYSNFSFVPLLGDDGWKK, translated from the coding sequence ATGAGAAAGTCTCTCGTGCGGAAACTACGAGAGAAAGGAATAACCAATGAGCGAGTGCTTGATGCCATTGGTAAAATTCCAAGGCATTGGTTTTTCGATGAGATATTTGTTGAGCATGCTTATCAGGACAAAGCTTTCCCTATAGCTGAAGGACAGACGATTTCACAACCTTATACTGTAGCGTTTCAAACAGATTTACTAGAAGTTTCCCCTGGGAAAAAGGTACTTGAAATTGGAACTGGATCTGGTTATCAAGCTTGCGTACTTGTTGAGAATGGAGTTGACCTTGTGACTATAGAATACAAGGAGAAGCTATCCAGGCTCGCGCAGAAGATGCTTAAATTTATGGGATACTCACCCAGGTTTATAATTGGTGATGGTTCACTAGGATATGATAAATTTGCACCTTACGACGGAATAATTGTGACAGCTGGTGCACCAACGGTACCACAAGCTTTAGTTGATCAGTTGAAACCTGGCGGGCATTTGGTAATTCCAGTAGGAAATAGAAGTACACAAAAGATGTTACGTCTGACAAAACAATTGGACGGAAGAATCACAAAAGAAGAATACAGCAATTTTAGCTTTGTGCCTTTGTTGGGGGATGACGGCTGGAAAAAATAG
- a CDS encoding riboflavin synthase has translation MFTGIIETVGVIQSIEKSGTNVDFTIKSNISHELKIDQSVAHNGVCLTVTALKDDWHKVTAVEETLLKTNLGELEVGDIVNLERCMVANGRFDGHIVQGHVDQIGKCTKKEERDGSWLFDFEYDSDLGNVTVEKGSICINGISLTCFNSQDGKFSVTIIPYTMEHTSFKTLQPGDVINLEFDIIGKYVSKLLNKK, from the coding sequence ATGTTTACAGGAATAATTGAAACTGTTGGAGTTATTCAATCCATTGAAAAGTCAGGAACAAATGTTGATTTTACAATCAAAAGCAACATCAGTCATGAACTCAAAATTGATCAAAGTGTTGCTCATAATGGAGTTTGCCTGACAGTCACAGCGTTAAAAGATGATTGGCACAAAGTGACAGCTGTTGAGGAAACGCTACTCAAAACTAATTTGGGAGAATTAGAAGTTGGTGACATCGTTAATTTAGAACGATGCATGGTCGCCAATGGGCGTTTTGATGGACACATTGTTCAAGGGCACGTGGATCAAATTGGAAAATGCACAAAAAAAGAGGAAAGAGATGGAAGTTGGTTATTCGATTTTGAATATGACAGCGATCTCGGTAATGTAACCGTTGAAAAAGGTTCCATCTGCATCAACGGCATTAGCTTAACTTGCTTCAATTCTCAGGATGGCAAGTTTTCGGTGACTATTATACCTTATACCATGGAACATACCAGTTTTAAAACACTTCAGCCAGGTGACGTCATCAACCTCGAATTTGATATTATTGGGAAATATGTTTCTAAACTTTTAAATAAAAAGTAA
- a CDS encoding LytTR family DNA-binding domain-containing protein, with amino-acid sequence MALNCMVVDDDELARLMIRKYVEKTDFLEMTHEMSNGIEASNILLQKDNPDVDIIFLDIEMPEMSGIELMESLTADYQVIMITSAEKYAVRAFEKNVTDYLVKPFSYGRFLKAAVKANVTLENLRKKAESFHELYVKSDSRIYKIILDNILFIEAMADYVIFNTIKGKHIVHHTMKGIEKKLPASTFGRVHRSYIINYDKIEYFEDMNVVINEKYIPVGVSYREKVFERLNML; translated from the coding sequence ATGGCGCTGAATTGCATGGTGGTGGATGATGATGAGCTAGCTAGGCTGATGATCCGAAAATATGTAGAGAAGACCGATTTCCTTGAAATGACACATGAAATGTCCAACGGAATTGAAGCTTCAAACATCCTTCTTCAAAAAGACAATCCTGACGTAGACATTATATTTCTTGATATTGAGATGCCTGAAATGTCGGGTATCGAATTGATGGAATCATTGACTGCGGACTATCAGGTGATCATGATTACATCTGCAGAAAAATACGCTGTAAGAGCTTTTGAAAAGAATGTCACTGATTATTTAGTGAAGCCATTTAGCTACGGGCGTTTTCTAAAAGCTGCGGTCAAGGCGAATGTAACACTTGAAAACCTTCGCAAAAAAGCGGAGAGTTTTCATGAACTATACGTCAAATCAGATTCAAGAATTTACAAAATCATCTTAGACAATATTTTGTTTATTGAGGCTATGGCAGATTATGTCATATTCAATACAATCAAAGGCAAACATATTGTTCACCACACGATGAAAGGAATTGAAAAGAAACTTCCAGCTAGTACTTTTGGAAGAGTTCATCGATCATACATTATCAATTATGATAAAATTGAGTACTTCGAAGATATGAATGTGGTGATCAACGAAAAGTATATTCCTGTTGGAGTTTCCTACCGTGAAAAGGTTTTCGAAAGATTGAATATGCTTTAA